A genomic segment from bacterium (Candidatus Blackallbacteria) CG13_big_fil_rev_8_21_14_2_50_49_14 encodes:
- a CDS encoding 6-phosphofructokinase: MAYRQTKRLAINTGGGDAPGLNGVIRAVVLSAYNRGWEVYGIHDGYRGLIDTEEITHLTPALVRDILPLGGTIIGTTNKGNPFEMPVTNAAGETEMRDISDRIVDNFKRLNFNALITVGGDGSLAIAYKLFQKGLPVIGVPKTIDNDLSSTVVTFGFDTAVTTATEAIDKLHTTAKAHDRVMVVELMGRYAGWIALNAGISGAADAILIPEIPYDMEIVCRHLMEGRLQKKDYGIVVVAEGAAPKGGGLSVKGAAIEGRQEVLLGGLGEQVARQIKERTGVDTRYVVLGHLQRGGSPTTFDRLVATRFGAAAVRAVEEEKFGHMIALDPPTVKYVHLEDALSRMKQVPLDCDSIISARDIGICLGDE; encoded by the coding sequence ATGGCTTACAGACAAACCAAACGCCTTGCCATCAATACCGGTGGAGGAGATGCTCCTGGCTTGAATGGCGTGATTCGGGCTGTAGTGCTCAGCGCCTATAACCGGGGCTGGGAAGTTTACGGCATACACGATGGCTATCGCGGCTTGATTGATACCGAAGAAATCACGCATTTAACACCTGCCTTGGTGCGCGATATTTTACCCCTGGGTGGAACCATCATCGGCACCACCAATAAAGGCAACCCCTTTGAAATGCCCGTCACCAATGCCGCCGGTGAGACCGAAATGCGCGATATCAGCGATCGAATCGTGGATAATTTCAAACGTCTCAACTTCAATGCCCTGATCACAGTCGGGGGAGATGGCAGTCTGGCGATTGCCTATAAACTTTTCCAAAAAGGTCTCCCCGTCATTGGTGTACCCAAAACCATTGACAATGACCTGTCATCCACCGTCGTGACCTTTGGTTTTGATACAGCTGTCACAACAGCCACCGAAGCGATTGATAAACTGCACACCACCGCCAAAGCCCATGACCGCGTGATGGTGGTTGAACTGATGGGCCGCTATGCCGGCTGGATCGCTCTCAATGCTGGTATCAGCGGTGCAGCAGATGCCATTCTGATCCCAGAAATTCCCTATGATATGGAGATTGTCTGTCGCCACCTGATGGAAGGCCGCCTGCAGAAAAAAGACTATGGCATTGTGGTGGTCGCAGAAGGCGCAGCTCCCAAAGGTGGTGGATTAAGCGTGAAAGGGGCAGCTATAGAAGGCCGACAGGAAGTTCTGCTCGGGGGGCTGGGCGAACAAGTCGCCCGTCAGATCAAAGAACGCACAGGCGTTGATACCCGCTATGTGGTTCTGGGACATCTTCAACGGGGTGGCTCGCCCACAACCTTTGACCGCCTGGTGGCTACCCGTTTTGGGGCCGCAGCTGTACGGGCTGTTGAAGAGGAAAAATTTGGCCATATGATCGCCCTCGATCCCCCCACGGTCAAATATGTACACCTTGAAGACGCGCTCTCTCGCATGAAACAGGTGCCCTTGGATTGTGACTCGATTATCTCAGCACGGGATATTGGAATTTGTTTGGGCGATGAGTAA
- a CDS encoding response regulator yields MKKIAIVEDNLDNRLILNAMIGHLYALSEYENGPDVLAALPELKPDLVLLDISLPGMDGTEVLTQIKNQPQFQRLPVIALTAHAMSGDRERFLALGFDAYFSKPILDEHDLIQLIDSLLAMTCKEHSSTNVSGE; encoded by the coding sequence ATGAAAAAAATTGCTATTGTTGAGGACAATCTCGATAACCGTTTAATTTTAAATGCAATGATTGGCCATTTATACGCATTGAGTGAGTATGAAAATGGTCCAGATGTTTTAGCGGCCCTGCCAGAATTGAAGCCCGATCTGGTTTTGTTGGATATTTCGCTGCCCGGTATGGATGGCACAGAGGTTTTAACGCAGATTAAAAATCAACCTCAATTTCAAAGGCTTCCCGTGATCGCTTTAACTGCACATGCCATGTCAGGTGATAGGGAGCGTTTTCTCGCTTTGGGGTTTGATGCCTATTTCTCGAAACCTATTTTAGATGAGCATGATTTAATTCAGCTTATTGATTCACTGTTGGCAATGACCTGCAAAGAACATTCTTCTACAAATGTTTCGGGAGAATGA